The sequence agaaaatctatataatttaatgaaaatctATATTATAGGTGGCTTCTATTATTATGTTATCTAAAAGCAAGTAAATCTacagtattatttttaattaccgTGGATTCGAAAGAAATTTAATCTCATCCATTTAAAGTTCATATTTAAGAATGACCCACACAACCTGTTATGCCATTccaaataattcttttaaattctttttgtaaattaatatattttgtcataaaaattatgatactAAAAGAATAGGATTCACTTTAtgtaaactaataaattaatgaaaaatttgcCAAGTTAACGAAAGCAATTACTATCTTAAGAAGAATatcaatttctcatatttttcataaattaaaataattttattaaatattatttaattacaaaaaaaatcataatattatgaaaatatgaCTATTATTGTATAAGTCAAAGTTTTatgaaaaagtaaataaataaacgaAAAATTTAAGCGTGGAATTAGTAGCTACTTTTACAAAAATGGCAATCTTtccataattttttgaaattttattacttataaagaGAATTATAATATTTGGATGTTTAAgtgaataatttatataaaaaaactgacaaatttgaaaataataaaataatttttataattacaaaataaattactatctTATAAAGTTGATAATATATTTcgtaatttaaaataaaatttccataAATTTTGTAAGTGTATGCATTTCGAATTTATCTTGGCACTTTagcattttctaattttagtgGGAGACatatgttaataaattaaaatattattaatatttaaataagcacaataatatataataagcACAGTAATTTCCTTAAACTAACTGCAACTCATTAAATACGATAATATATGTACGCACATATCACTCTCCTGCTAACTACAGCTATTATTTATGACCAGCGTTAAAGATTCAACTACTTCCGCTTGTACAGAAGCaacacataaatatattatatatacagacCGGGTTAACCAGCAACAAAGGTAGAGTAGAGTAGCTACACACAGGGCGAGTTAGCAAGAGTATCAGGAGAGAAGGAGAGTGTAGTTTCAGAGAGAGAGATTTACTTATCAGTGAGGATTTGTAGTTATGGTGAAGGCAGAGAAGGAGTTGAAAGGCATCAGTGATGAGTTGCAGAAGATCTTGGATGCCAAAATGGACTATGTCAAAGAGAGAAGGCGTGCAAGAGATGCCTTCAAGAACATTCAGCTCGGGATTGATCATTGCTTAATGAAGGTATTAATTTGTTGGTGTTGGTGGGGTGATGAGATGTATGTTAGTTAATTACttgtattattttaagaaataaatcatGGGTACTGCACGTTTCTGTTtttgtacatatatatatatatatatatatatatatatatatatatatattgtcgGTGCATATGCTTGCTTCCTCCTTTCTATAATTGCAATGATTTGGGTCACATTATTGATCAATTTGCTTGTGGAAATGTTGGTTATAACACAGTGCTTCATCAGCTTGTTTTATTTATGGAAGAGCTCGTGCCCTTTATATTTCTAGTGCAGAATAAAAGACTCAAATTCAAGTGctcatttcttaaaataaaaactcttatCTCTTGAATTAGGTTTTAAAAATGCTTCATCAGCCTTTTTGTGAaaccattattattttactactTTTGTGAAATTTCACATAGTGCTTAATTAGCTAACGATTAGATACAGTGAGTGCTGACCATCTactttgtttttctatttgtGTTGCAGATACCATTTGAAGGACTGAAGATAGAAGAGGTAAAGAAACCCTGTCACACATGCCCTTTCCACCATACTAAttaagctcagaaaattttaGCAAATTTCATGTTCTGTTGGTTACACTGTGAAGAGTGAAGGGAAGGGAAGGCGCATTTAGAGTTCATATCTGTAGAAGCAAATTTAAAGTTGATAGTCTGGAGTGCTTTAATTTCTACAGTATTCTTTAATGGAGGGGTCAATAATTTATTCTCATTAATGATGATGCCATCGATGTGACAATTACccaatttgaatttattaataattattcaagGGCCCTACCTTAGGAAAAATGAGACAAATATAAAGTGGAATTTATTGAAATGTTctattctatatatttaaaattacttcAAGATTTATCAGATAAAActcttaaaaatagtaaaatattattttataaattttaacataaatttatagaaatctataaatattaaagtttacagtatatgaatttaatttagttgtaatattttttttaatatcaaaatttatggTTATActagtttaatattaaaatttataattagactagtttagtattaaaatttatactattattaatttattaatgttaaaatatatttaaatccaTTAAAAGCAAATATACTTGgattagaataaaatagaatagtCACATATAGACCAAAAAGATAGATTCGTAATAACTCTTCTAATAGTATGGGACGTAAGACTCTTGTCTTAGCCGCCTAAACTAAGAGCCGAGCCTGAATAttcatttgatattttatttatttttatatgtaaatacAATCTCGATTAGTCACACTCAAACTTGGGACACATAGCAAagagatttaaattttcacCTCATCTTATCGACAGCCATGGCTACTGGCATTAACATACttctcaaacaaaaaaaatggtaaattaatattttatattttgtattacAGTCATATGAAGTCAATTCTAGAGGCATAGAAATATTTTCGAAAAGCTGGCTGCCAGAGAATGCTAACCCCAGGGCACTGGTTTGCTATTGCCATGGTTATGGAGAAACTTGCACTTTCGTATTTGAAGGTATGTATTTTTAGACAGCTCTTAGAAGAGTTAAATTATTGGTGagtattttgatatttaaatataatgtgaattgaattcttatcATGTTAATTTCCTGCAGGAGTTGCGAGAAAGTTGGCATCATCAGGCTATGGAGTTTTTGCAATGGATTATCCAGGTTTTGGCCTTTCAGAAGGTCTTCATGGCTATATCCCAAGCCTTGATAAGCTTGTATATGATGTTGCAGAACATTACTCCAAAATCAAAGGTGAgcttattcttttcttaaagTACAAATGATAAGCTGATATTAATATAAGTACGAGATCTGATGTCCACTCTTACGACAGTCTCACCTTGATACTAGGATAAAAATATCATGTTGCAGTATCAATAAAATGGCTATCATCTTTTTTCTCCGAAAAGGCAAATTTACATGTTTCtgttataaaagaattttccTGGAAAAATAGTTTTCAATCTCAATGTTCAACAgagtaaataaatagtatGCGAATTATCACTTTGGTGACAGAGAACCCCAAGTTTCGTGGTCTTCCGAGCTACCTGTTTGGGCAGTCGTTGGGAGGAGCAGTAGCCCTGAAGGTGCACTTGAAACAACCAGATGCTTGGAATGGTGCCATTGTTGTAGCACCTATGTGCAAAGTACCCacaattttctctttttttttttttttttttgtttttctcttaaacTGTCTTATGCATTCCCTTTAGAtatttagtttcatttttcACTGAATTTTGTTTAATGAAGTTTGCAGATAATATGATTCCGCCATGGATACTGGTTCAGATTCTGATCTGCATAGCTCATCTTTTTCCCAAGCTGAAAATCGTTCCGCATAAGGATTTCGTTAAGATGGCATTCAGAGATTTGAAAAAGCAAGAGCTGGTGACTGctactatttaattttgttctaTAGTACATTGCAcgtgattttattattttactttatatattttgattcattTATTAGACATTTATTTGCATACTCCTACTTGTAcaccataataaatatatcataataaataaaaaaagacacacatatatatatattgaataattaatatacatttaattacttaaaaatttctatttttaacgCACGAAAGTTTCTACTAAACGCAGGCAAATTATAATGTTATTGCTTACAAGGATACGGCGAGGTTGTGGACTGCTTTGGAGTGTCTCAGAACAACCCAAGAACTAGAACAAAGATTAGAAGAGGCAAGTTTATTTGGCGATCTttcttttactgggttataTATTTGACGGATCGcttaaaatcaatttcaagataaatattttctgCAGACAATTTTTGGTACAtttggagaaaagaaaagtatctataaaatatttacagctcaaaggaaaaaaggaaaaggaatttAACTTTTCCTTTCTAAAAGAGGaactcaagaaaaaaaaaaaacattttccAGACTTGCATGAACTggtgatatattaattatttaattaggatAATATTGATTACCCGCAATCATCATTAATGACCTACagaattttcattttgcttatttttatttatttttaattttatattaaagtataaagctttactgaaattaatattttcaaaaagtacagaataaataaatttatactaattagtaatttataaataaaattaataaaaaatttagtatttaatatttatttataatattttaaaaacaacagtaaattaaattctttaacttttttaattttaaaattttattaatacaaaatataaaaattattttaaaatatttataattaattttttttagtattatataaattggtACTGTTAATATCATTgatgttattaatttttaggattaagaattataatataattaaaaaatttactgtatataatattaacatataatttaaatatttttaaaattaaaaaactgcAGATAAGTTTTATATGGtgtcataatttataatattatttaaattctatttgaGTGAAAGATAAGATAACTTGCTAATGCAAGTcatcttaaaaagaaagagcTTTATACAATTGCTGTCTATTCATgtaacttttatcattttagggaaatgataaagaattttaataattaaatcaaacaatttatataaatttttcaaaaaattaatataatattaattaaaattaaaaaaatttaacaattaaatcaaacaatttataaattcGATAAGGGAATAAAGAATGTTGACTAATATATACAGAATTTAGATCATATCtacataaaaagaattttgtatgtaatttttatgcaaattatgtgatttttattatattaagtaATTTACACAATATGATAGTTAATGATGCATTTTTGACATGTTAAGGgaataaattacataattttacATAAGAGTTTTAGTacataacttttctttttatgttgatttgaaattttttgtgGCATTAAGCAATTTATATCATTTGTTGTGTAATGGAAAAATGTTGAGAAATTGATTAAAACAATTACTTAACATGATAATTGGCCAACAATCTTAACAAAAGTACATTTAACCCAAttgattaatgaaaatatgagTATAAGTAAATCAAAACCATAATACTTCTAATTTACAGATTATTAGCAttataacaaataatattaaaattaacaaaaagaattcaaatttaaaattttagtaaataaataactaaataattttcagaaattatcaaaatgaGATTAGCATCTATATCGCCAACCCTTAAAACGGACtgtttaaaatagaattagtttGTAACAAATTCAACTGTTGTTCTATAAAAATGCTATGAgaataattgattaaatgtGACGTATTTGACTGAGTAATCattatatagaataatattaatataaacacCTCCCTGTAACATTACATAGAATACAATTTATGACACGTTTTTTCAAAAGGTGTAGTTTACAGGGTaatctttaataattaatatatattttcaaaaatattaataggcatttaatagtttaaaaaaaaaaacaattaaattcattgagaaatattaaaaaataactaaaattaggGATCTGCAGATTTGTTTGCCGTTATTAATCCTGCATGGAGAGGTGGATGTCGTGACTGATCCATCAGTAAGTAAGGCGTTGTACGAGAAAGCAAGTAGTTCAGACAAGAAGCTTAAGCTTTACAAGGATGCTTATCATTCTCTTCTTGAAGGGGAGCCTGACCACATTATTTTTCAAGTTCTTGATGACATTGTATGCTGGCTTGATGAGCATTGCCACAATAATATGtaatagtttttctttcttcttaagATTAcaacaaaggaagaaattaattttcctttttttttattttttttttgaaatttaatttttgacgaAAACATAATTATTCTCTGCTTTTTTTAGAGAATTAGATTATAAAcgacatattaatttttaaaatctaaaatatttttgatatgtgtatttaattttttaatgtatagaatttttattttgatatgagtacttattttgatatattaaatttagatttatgtataattttataatttttattaatttattatttaataaattacattcctaattaaacactaactctaattctaagaaatatcatattaattatactttaatattatattaattaataaatagttttctaatcacataatgatactaattctaaCCTAAAAGATAGCATAGtcattgtatttttaatattatatgaactaataaattagttttgtaattagataataattataattctagaaaataatatttcaaattttatttttaatatatattcaataataaattaatttttaattctaaaaataataatatcaattatattgatagtttaatttatataatactaaaattgattaataaatatttttaaaatatttttatattattaaactaataaaattttaaaatttaaaaaaaataaaaaaatatttaaaaatagttagttattattatttcttaaaatattataaattactattaaatattaaaaatttattaaattatatttataaacttaattttataattaaaataataataacggctGTGCAATACACAAATAAAcgactaatttaatttaaattcagTTCCATGATACTCATACGAAATCCAAACTTTCGACTCGACTCTAATGAGTTCTCGGGCTAAACTTAATTTTAGGAGAAGCATGGAAAAAGGATGTGAGCTATTCCATTCCAGTCAGCAAAtgtctataaataaaaaataaaaggtttttAAAAAGGCTTGACTTTGCATAATTAATAAAGCAGGTGTTTTCTAATGGCACGACCAGAGATACgttgatataaattttatattttaatttttgattaatttttttaaattattctttcaattttaagtttattcaaataatctaaaaaaatattttctattcaGCTTCTATGAAAGGTTTTGATACCATTCACCGGAGTTTGTTCTTAATactaaaatggaaaataaacGACTTCTGACCGGTAGCATTATGTCTGAATTTTCCTAAACTGTTTCAGCTTCTCATACTCGATAAAGTATCGAGTGCTAGCAAAAAGTTTTAAAGGTGTTTTGTTCACTACTGTAATGGTCAACATATAAGTTCAAGTTATCTCTATTAACAATCTCTTACTTAATGCACAAAGATGTCCATCATTGCTCAACACTTCAAAACTATAAGCCTTGTCACACCAGTGATACATACTACCAATTCTACTATGTTCTAGATCCTTAACATAAGAGAACTAGTTGGAATATGAAAGTAGATCCACATCAAAAATATTCTTTCACCGAAGTAGATTTACCACCTAAATATTTAGGCATATTTTTCATTAGCAATATACCTTATGGTCTATTATCAAATTAACAACAGTATCACCCATTTCTACacatttaagtaaaaaaaaaaataaacttcgATTAGTCCACACTATGCATATAATAAGAAGTGCATAACATTATGTCTGACAATGTATaagattaattatcaattgcCATACCAGTTACACATATACACAACATGTGGCTTCATATTTGTTACCTAcaaaatcttaatatttttttattattaattaaaaaaatctagcATTAGACCAGCATATTAATAACGGCATCAATGCCTTTAAGTGATGGAGGACAGTGACTAACTGGGGGCTCAACCGGTGATTGGCTAACAAAATCCTCACTGCTGGTTCAACTATTGGACTAAAGTTTCTCATTGCCCTAATAACCAGCCCTATCTAGTCGATGATACTTTAAATGTCTAAACTGCCGATTAGGGACTATAAGAAGACTTTTATGCGCGAGTTAATAATCAGCCATTTATATCACCGGTAGAGCCTGAATCGAGTTATTAAATGTGTCTTCTAGttttattaggattttatttccttaattttttggTTTGTTATTCATAAGAGTAGAACTAGGGGTTAGGCACtataaatacttatattatttattttatcaataaattttcattatattttttatcaatacgATTCTTTTGAGATTCTTTCAAGCATTCTtgagattttgagtttaaaaGCCAGATTATCCTTGTGTTATCAATCTTGTTATTTTCACGTTAAATCTATGCTACACGATGTGTCAGATGGTGTCAGAGCAGGAATTTGTCTAATTTAAGATGTTCAACATTAGTGGTAACAATAGCAACCAAGCCCGTGATGAAGATCAAGGCTTGCCTGCAATTTGGAGAGCAATCGGTGAACAACAAGAGACAACTCGTACCATATAAGAACAATTAGCAAAACTtatcaatcaattcactttgtTAAGATCTGACATTAACAAAAACTTGAATGGAGGTAATAATCAAGCTGGTGGAGTTAACCCTTAGAGCAGCAGAAGTTTGAGTCTTTGTTAATCCTAGATGACCAATACAAGACGATGAAAGTGATGATAAGACATGCTTGGATCTTAGGAAGAATTATCAAAATCACCAACGAGATTATAAGTTTTGACTAAAGGTAGATATTTCTACTTTTAATGGTGATTTAGACATAGAAGGGTTTTAGATTGAGTGATAGAAGTAGATAAATTCTTTGAGTATATGGAAATTCTTGAGGAAAGGCAAGTGATATTAGTTGCTTATAGATTAAAAGAAAGTGCATCGGGTGTGGTGGGATAGGTTGAAAGAGAGAAGGCAAAAAGAAGGGAGAAATACTATTGCTATATGGAGATAGATGAAACAATTGCTACGAGGTAGATTTTTATCTTCTGATTATGAgcaatacatattaaaatcatatcAATGGCGTGCATAGGACAGAAAGAGTATGACTAAATACACGATAGAATTTTTGAGATTAGCAGAGATGAATCAATTGTTAGAAACTGAAAATTAATTAGCAGCTTGGTATTTGGATATGTTTGCTCTTATGAACCAAGAAGGGGGATTGAATTGGTGAATAGAGAAAGgatagtaaattaaaaatttggttAAGCAAGAATGAGTAGAGTGTAAGGAGAATAGCACACAAGGAATCATAGTAGTTTGGATTTTTACAAACTTTACGTCCATTTCTAAATTCACAATTAGGTATTCACGATACTAGTATCTTTACTCTTGGAGTTTTTCAATCTCACTCCCAACTTAGTGTTTCAGAGCTCACATTAAACCTTACAAATTGTGTTATTTAGGCTTATACATAAACCTTACAAGAGTTTTTCTAGGCTAACCCTTAAACCTTAACCCAAGTATTTTGGCTAACACACAAACCTCACAAGAACATTCAATCTCTTTCAACAGCCAAAAATGAGAAATATTAAttgcaagaaagaaagaattgaaAGCACCATAATGTGGACTTATGAAGGTGGTTAATCAAACTTAAATGTCCTTTTGATGTGGTTtttatagattaaaaatttcaagGAGCCATTATGACTAAATCCCTAAAAGCACACACAATCTAGCTTTAAGACAGTGCATTAAATGCACTTGTCAGGATATAAATTGCGGTTGCGCTTCGTGCTTCGCGGTCACAATTCTTGAAATGTCTCCAACGACTATTTGACATGGCGGCATGGTATTGATGGCTTTCTGATATAGCCGTTGGTGGTTTCTAACAATTACTTCAGTCTTCAATTTTTGTGGTCGTGCACTCTTAAGGTGTGGTCGCGACTTCAAGCTTTTCAAGGGTAGAGACTTCTATCTTCAAACCTTTAATTTTTGCAGTCGCGCCCTATATAATGAGGTCGCGattttgagcaattatagacTTGGAATTACTGCCACCATAATGTTGATTTCTGCGGTCACGCCCTCTTGATGCAGTTACgattttgaagtgtttctacTTAATTTATGCTACATTATTGAAAATCAAGAAAACATTAGTTCAAACATCAACTTGTTTGTTAGGATCAAAAGATAAGAGAATAAGCCATATGACAAGGCACTAAGGCTAACAAtctcttccttttttattttgataaataaattgagtaaaaaggtaaataaaaaaattattaattataaagactGATTAGTTAAAGTTTTTTTAATCTTCGAAAATCATATCgaaaatactaatttactaagatacttttaaaaaattaatatcttattcttttatcaGTATATGAATATTGTTTTGCCATATTgaattaacaattttaaacaCATTGATGGTTCATTTAAAATCCATTGCTTTTATTGAGTCATCTGATGAAACTTTTGCATAATCTTTTATTGGATGTTTTAGTATGTTGAGGCTGGTAAGGTCTTTCTTAGTATTTGTGCAAGTATTGAAGGCTTTTTCTATAATATGATAGCTatgtatgtgtgtgtgtgtatatatatatatatataaaccaaaataatttcttagatAAAGTTGTAAAAAAACTGAACTTTTTTGCAAAGAACAAAATccaacaaattttaaaaaagtcaaaatgataattttttttatataataaaaagaaccGAGAGTGAtcggaaaaagagaaaaagaaaagaa comes from Ricinus communis isolate WT05 ecotype wild-type chromosome 5, ASM1957865v1, whole genome shotgun sequence and encodes:
- the LOC8272335 gene encoding caffeoylshikimate esterase, translating into MVKAEKELKGISDELQKILDAKMDYVKERRRARDAFKNIQLGIDHCLMKIPFEGLKIEESYEVNSRGIEIFSKSWLPENANPRALVCYCHGYGETCTFVFEGVARKLASSGYGVFAMDYPGFGLSEGLHGYIPSLDKLVYDVAEHYSKIKENPKFRGLPSYLFGQSLGGAVALKVHLKQPDAWNGAIVVAPMCKFADNMIPPWILVQILICIAHLFPKLKIVPHKDFVKMAFRDLKKQELANYNVIAYKDTARLWTALECLRTTQELEQRLEEICLPLLILHGEVDVVTDPSVSKALYEKASSSDKKLKLYKDAYHSLLEGEPDHIIFQVLDDIVCWLDEHCHNNM